A genomic region of Palaemon carinicauda isolate YSFRI2023 chromosome 22, ASM3689809v2, whole genome shotgun sequence contains the following coding sequences:
- the LOC137615820 gene encoding uncharacterized protein → MDQESHKTKTLGVQWYLATDELGVRAELVSVPRTKRDLVSAIASIYDPIGILAPVLIEGRVIMQDLCQLKITWDMELDSDTTDRIKAWAKKLSQTSEISIPRSLKVIPWESATLVQLHLFSDASIMALGVVAYLRVSDPWGNVSCRFIMGKARVAPLKHVSVPRLELSAAVLAVRLGSTILTMIDFKVYGVYYWTDSTTVMRYIKNDQARYQTFVANRVSMIREGSDQKEWRYVNSEWNPADDATRSKQSERWRKGPEFLLKEECFWPNEPAQMSDGVEGLEVNREIEPTGTIGYQI, encoded by the coding sequence ATGGATCAAGAGTCACATAAGACAAAGACTTTGGGAGTACAGTGGTacttggccactgatgaattgggtgtccgGGCAGAGCTAGTTTCAGTTCCAAGGACTAAGCGTGACTTGGTGTCAGCTATAGCCTCGATTTATGACCCAATCGGTatattggcgccagttttaatcgagggtagggtcatcatgcaggacctctgccAATTAAAGATAACCTGGGACATGGAATTGGACTCTGACACTACAGACCGCATCAAGGCATGGGCCAAGAAGCTGAGCCAGACCAGCGAGATAAGTATACCaagaagcctgaaggttattccatgggaatcagccaccctagtacaattgcatttgttctcagatgcaagcaTCATGGCTTTaggagtagtggcatacttgcgggtctcggatccgtggggaaatgtatcttgcagattcatcatgggaaaggcaagggtagcaccaTTGAAGCATGTTTCAGTGCCCCGCCTAGAGCTTAGTGCAGCGGTACTGGCCGTAAGACTCGGAAGCActattctgaccatgatagatttcaAGGTATatggggtctattattggaccgACTCAACAACCGTCATGCGATATATTAAGAATGATCAAgccagataccagacatttgtggcaAATCGTGTGtctatgataagggagggcagcgatcagaaagagtggaggtatgttaactctgagtggaacccagcagacgatgcaacacgttccaagcagtcTGAAAGGTGGAGAAAAGGGCCGGAGTTTCTGTTAAAGGAGGAGTGTTTCTGGCCAAATgagccagctcaaatgtcagatggtgtggaAGGATTAGAAGTTAACCGTGAGATAGAGCCAACAGGAACTATAGGCTACCAAATATAG